In Oryza brachyantha chromosome 2, ObraRS2, whole genome shotgun sequence, a single window of DNA contains:
- the LOC102702446 gene encoding protein ASPARTIC PROTEASE IN GUARD CELL 1 has protein sequence MTRLAVRALLLLFLAVASPFLVSPAAAAAGGAKLNASSSSPLYGIEFPPFNAGVADGGCDGKMVAQEVEEEVVVLSRSPSLKLHMTHRSAAEAAAAGRTRKESFLDSAEKDLARIHTMLRRRVAKQGGQRATGAAANPSPRRALTERIVATVESGVAVGSGEYLVDVYVGTPPRRFQMIMDTGSDLNWLQCAPCLDCFEQRGPVFDPAASVSYHNVTCGDPRCGLVAPPAAPRACRRPMADPCPYYYWYGDQSNTTGDLALESFTVNLTASGASRRVDGVVFGCGHWNRGLFHGAAGLLGLGRGALSFASQLRAVYGHAFSYCLVDHGSSVGSKIVFGDDDALLGHPRLNYTAFSPPAAASAGDTFYYVQLKGVLVGGEMLSISASTWDVAKDGSGGTIIDSGTTLSYFAEPAYQVIRQAFIDRMNKAYPLIADFPVLNPCYNVSGVDRVEVPEFSLLFADGAVWDFPAENYFIRLDPEGIMCLAVLGTPRSAMSIIGNFQQQNFHVLYDLQNNQLGFAPRRCAEV, from the coding sequence ATGACGCGGCTTGCCGTGCGCGCTCTGCTGCTCCTCTTCTTGGCTGTGGCCTCGCCGTTTCTTGTTTcgcccgctgctgctgctgctggcggcgCCAAGCTcaacgcgtcgtcgtcgtcgccgctgtaTGGGATCGAGTTCCCGCCGTTCAACGCCGGCGTAGCTGATGGGGGATGCGATGGGAAGATGGTGGCgcaggaggtggaggaggaggtggtggtgctgaGCCGCTCCCCCTCGCTGAAGCTGCATATGACGCACCGGTCCGCCGcggaggccgccgcggcggggaggacgaGGAAGGAGTCGTTCTTGGACTCGGCGGAGAAGGACCTTGCGCGGATCCACACGATGCTCAGGAGGAGGGTGGCTAAGCAAGGCGGGCAAAGGgcgacgggggcggcggcaAATCCGTCGCCGCGACGCGCGCTGACGGAGCGGATTGTGGCGACGGTGGAGTCCGGCGTCGCGGTTGGGTCTGGGGAGTATTTGGTGGATGTGTACGTcggcacgccgccgcggaggtTCCAGATGATCATGGACACTGGCAGCGACCTCAACTGGCTTCAGTGCGCGCCCTGCCTCGACTGCTTCGAGCAGCGCGGCCCGGTGTTCGACCCGGCGGCCTCCGTGTCCTACCACAACGTCACCTGCGGCGACCCTCGCTGCGGcctcgtcgcgccgccggcagcgcccAGGGCGTGCCGCCGCCCGATGGCCGACCCGTGCCCGTACTACTACTGGTACGGTGACCAGTCGAACACCACCGGCGACCTCGCCCTCGAGTCCTTCACCGTCAACCTCACCGCGTCCGGCGCGTCCCGCCGCGTCGACGGCGTGGTGTTCGGGTGCGGCCACTGGAACCGCGGCCTCTtccacggcgccgccggcctgcTCGGCCTCGGCCGCGGCGCCCTCTCCTTCGCGTCCCAGCTCCGCGCCGTGTACGGCCACGCCTTCTCCTACTGCCTCGTTGACCACGGCAGCAGCGTCGGCAGCAAGATCGTgttcggcgacgacgacgcgctaCTCGGCCACCCGCGCCTCAACTACACGGCGttctcgccgcccgccgccgcctcggcagGGGACACATTCTACTACGTCCAGCTCAAGGgcgtcctcgtcggcggcgagatgCTCAGCATCTCGGCCTCGACGTGGGACGTCGCCAAGGACGGCTCCGGCGGCACAATCATAGACTCCGGCACGACGCTGAGCTACTTCGCCGAGCCGGCGTACCAGGTGATCCGGCAAGCGTTCATCGACCGCATGAACAAGGCGTACCCCCTCATCGCCGACTTCCCGGTGCTGAACCCGTGCTACAACGTCTCCGGCGTGGACAGGGTGGAGGTGCCGGAGTTCTCCCTCCTGttcgccgacggcgccgtctGGGACTTCCCGGCGGAGAACTACTTCATCCGGCTGGACCCGGAAGGCATCATGTGCCTCGCCGTCCTCGGCACGCCGCGCTCCGCCATGTCCATCATCGGCAACTTCCAGCAGCAGAACTTCCATGTCCTCTACGACCTGCAGAACAACCAGCTCGGGTtcgcgccgcggcggtgcgCCGAGGTATAG